The segment GCGCACCACACTCGAGTGTATCGATATGGGCTATCTAATCTGTCAGAATAGTATGGGTTTGGCGTATTttagaagtcatcagaagcaAAAGTATGGGCAGCCGACTTGCCATACTTAGCACATGGACACTGAAAACAAGGTAATCATGAGATTTCCTcatataaatagcaggtatatTTCTCATTTACAGATTCTTGAATTCTTAATTCTCAAACACTCACGTATATTCGCACATATACAGCCATCCTTACTTTcttcttcacctgctgacttaagcatcggagttgATACGCTGGACACTCTTTCGGCACctattcacgagttcctttacTTGTTTGCAGTTACAGTGAAGCCAGTACCCTTGCTCAAATTCCTAACATAAAATTATCCTCATCATCCGGTGGATTGCCTACGATCTCATACCTGATTCACCCAGATATCATCAGTCAGGTCATATTGCAGACGAACCTTCCTCTTGGAAACGAGCCCCCTCAGTCGCTGAACAATATTCCCTCCATTTAAGGTTTACATTTCAAGGTTATCTGTGTGTTTTTCTAGTTGAGATTATGATGTTGGAAATTATTTTGTGAActcacataatttaattaattgtacaTGGACAAGCTATCTAATAAAGAACCCAATAAAGTGATCTAATTAATTATGGGTTTCCAAACTATTAAATAAATTGGTATGGTCCACTTTATGTGTAGAAACCCAGCCCAGTTAGGTCTTCTATGATGGGTTGAATATTGCTAAGGTTATATAAGATTATGGTCCCCAAGGCACAGAGAACATAACACAGAATATATACGACGCACATATTCTAGTTCTCTCTCCTTCTCCCATCAAAGGCAAGAATAAGATGGTCGATTCTCTGTTGCTTTGGGAGATCCATAACTCTGACGCTAGATCAATCAATGGATTCTGGTACATGTTTATTGCTATTCATTTTTCTGATAATTCGACATGAATTCCTGGCGTGTTGTAATATATGGATTTAATCACATGATTTagagatttattttattaaatctccaacaagtggtatcagagccacgtTCATGTTGAATTATGAGAATTTTGTTTATTGATGGATCAAAACAGAAAATTATGTTTTATTCCCAGATCTGATGCTGTTTTCTAGTCTATAAATTTTTTGGATTCAAATCtgattttcttaaaattttctgaatttGGATTTGAATAAATTTATGATCTTCGgatataatattttagaattttacACCCTAAATTAAGatttattttcgaatttaaaatttaaaaaagttCAAAAATCCCCAAAAATTGAATACTCAAACCGTAGCCTTGAAATTGATCACCATATGGAATCTAAATCCGGAAATTGAAGGCTTCAGGCCGATCCACCACGTCGAGACGACCACCACGCCATCGCTGGACGTCGGAAAGAGTCGACGATATGGTCGGAAAATCGCTATGAAGTCGCGCGGTTTCTGTCCGTTTTTTGAGGTTTTTGATCGTTTTTGGACAAGTAGGTGGTCGGGGATGGTATGGAGGTGGTAGGCCGTGGTGAGGCGACCCTGGTTCATTGTCTCCGCTGACTGGTTTGGTCGGAGAAGGTGGTGGCACGTTTTTTACGGTAGTGTTAGGGTTTGATATAATTTGGGATTTTTTGTGATTTAAGGCCTTGTTTGGTTTCTAATTTTGAACCATATTTTGAAATCCagaatttttatcatttattaaattttgacTTCCGCAATTCTGATTTGTAAAATTAAAATGGAATTATTCTTTATTTTATCGCCTTTGTTtatttcaataaaatatttgtagGTGAATAATTTTTGAGgtgcaaatattttatttcttgcaaATTTGGTCTCCATGCTTTATTTGGCCCAATTAAAgtaaattaaattttcttgtgaaaattTTAGTTAAGTTGTTATCTTGTATCTAAAATTTTGTTAAATTTAAATTACATGTTAATAAAGTGATTTTTTGAGAAATGTAGATATTGTTCAAGTTCAAAATAAATTGTGTTTCAATTTATACGAAAAATATTCGACCTAAAGGAAGACTATTTTTTGGCCAAATTCCAAACACAATAGATGATTTTAAAGTGTATCTAGATCTATGCGGAAAATAATCGGCCCAAAAGAAGATTATTTTCTGGCCAGATTTTAGATTCAATATATCTTCTTTTAGTGCATTATATCTACGCGAAAAATAGTCAGCCCAAAGGAAGACTATATTTTGGCCAGATTATAGACATAATAAGTgaccaaaaaataaataaataataataatgtgttTGTATCTATGTAGAAAATAATCGGTCCAAATGAAGGTTATTTTTTGGTCATATTATAAGTACATAATTATGTGGTCTTAAAATATGTCAAAACTATGCAGAAATTAATCAGCccaaaggaagattattttcttGTCAGATTGTAGACACATTATATGATATTAAATTGTGTTAAATTTATGCGGAAAATGATCGGCCCAAAGGAATGTTATTTTATGGCCAAATTTTAGCACAATATGTGGTACTAAATATGTGATAATTTTGGATTTATCTATGCATGCAATTGTCGGTCCAAAGAAAGGCATATTGTTGGCCGGATTTATTATCAATATTTAATAACCATGATGGTTGAGTGTACTATTTACAAATtgttatttttcttcaaagactAAATATCAATGTTGTGTTaggcattttttttttatgggcCCACCACCATCTGCATGCATATATATttgtgatttatttaatttaaatatatgcaTGAACTATAATTTATTGTGAGCGTTTTTTGTTCTATTTTGTTAATCCATCTTCTATATCTACCAATCTCAACAACATTCTAGTACTTAATGGCTCAAACTTCAAGAAATAGAAACAGCATGTTATGATAGTGCTCGACTTCATGGATTTGGACTATGTGCTAAGGGAAGATCGCCCCGCACTTTTGACCAATTCAGGAACTGCTGATCAAAAGGTTCTTTGGAAAAGTGGGAGCGATCAAATTGCATGAGTCTAATGATTATGAAACATTCCATTCCAGATACTATAAGAGGTGTAATTCCTGAAGAAAATGATGCCAAAAAGTTCCTTACTCAAATAGCAGATTGTTTCGCTGCAAACGAAAAGGTCGAGACAAGTTTATTAAGTCTCAATGCGGTACAAATAGAAAGTGAACGTAAGGGAGTACATAATGGAAATGTCAAATCTTGTGACTCGACTAAAAGCATTCAAGTTGGAATTGTCGGAAGACACAGTCAtgcatttattcttgatatttcTGCTTGCCAATTTAATCAATTCAGAACAAGTTATAATACCCAGAAAGAAAAGTGGATTTTGAATGAGATTATTGCGCATTGCGTTCAGGAGGAGGAGAGATTGAAACAAGATATGATTGAAAGTGCTCACTTGACATCTAACTATCAAGGTATTTGCATCAATAAGAAAAGGAAATGGAGCAATAAGGAAGGAAATTCTAGGACTTTACAGCATATGGAGCAACAGAAACAAGATAAAGTAATCACTTGTTTCTTTTGCAAAAGGACTGATGGGCATGTGAAGAAGGATTGTCCCAAATACGCCaattgacgtgcaaagaaaggGTTGCCTAAGTAGCTAGTTTCCAACTGATGGTGAAAGATACATCTTGTGGAAAATGACAATAAGATGGATGATGCTTTTTTTAAAAAGCTTTATTTAGGAActgagaattttttttattttatggtaTTTGAATTTGGAAATTATTTTTTGCACATTTTTTTTAAGatgaaatttgattttagtttcatATTTGGACAAATTAAGTTTTGCATTATACACGTGTTAATGAAACTTTTCAATTTTTCGAAATTCAAATATGTTTGGTATGGGTTCCTTGATTAATAAGCTTGATACATTGAACATCGATATTTTAAATAACATTGACATTATGCATGCAtgcaattttgaaattaaatgcaAATTAATTTTGTATGTTGACTTTAATGGGAGTGAGTAAATTGGAAAGTCAGCATTGAGAATAATATATTGATGTTTAGGTCCACATATATGGTGGTTAAATTTTATCAGGTAGTAATCTCATTGGGATTTATAGAGAACAATGTTTAGATATTGTGAACATCATTAGAATGTTAAGTAGATATTTAAGAAACCCGACATTGAATTATTAATCGGGTTATGTGGTACATAAAGTGAACTAAGGATTTTATGCTCACACATCGAAATCTGACACTTGGAAATAGTTGGATATTTGGACTCCGAATAAAGTTGTGGAGTTTTATCACCGGTAATGCTCATTGGTTTGAGAAACCATTGAGGATCAATTGTGATAAAAAAGcagttatattatatttaaagaaCAACTGAAACTTATCAAAGTCAAAAAATATTGACATGAAGTTTCTAGTTGGAAGGAAATAATTCAGAGTGGTTGTGTGTCAATTGAGCGTGTTATTGCAAACTCTACAATTGTGGATGCGTTTGTCATGGGTTGGCCAGCCAAGAATTTTGGGCATGTGACATACATTGGTGTTGTCCATATAGTTAATATGCCTTTACAGTGGGAGTTTGTATTCGTTTTAAGCATTGACtcatttgatatgatttgagtTTCTGTACAAACTAAGTTTTATTTGAATTACTCTGAAATAAAGTGATGACTTTCATTGCGGTTTAGCATTTGGTTGAAAGTCTGGTATTGGACTCTTTGAGTCATTAGGAGGACCAGTTGGAAATGCAGGTTTTATTCTGGGATAACATTTATGTATTTCCATGCTACACATCCATACTTGAtctatgttattgattatgttaATATTGTGATCATTGATGGGTCTAGTGATTTTAAATGTAGCGATGACTGCTTTGGCACAATATTGGTGTAATTGATAGACCATATTGTTAAGGAATATTTTAGTTTAGATGACAAGAGCTCAATCTAATTTTTGCATGTACAATATCCGGATAAATTATGTGGCCCAaatgggagattgttggaattattttgtgggctcacataatttaattaattgtacaTGGACAATCTATCTAATAAAAAACCCAATAaagtgatttaattaattatgagtttcaaaagtattaaataaattggtaTAGTTGACCTTATGTGTAGAAACCCAGCTCAATTAGGTTTTCTATGATGGGTTGAAGACTGCTAAGGTTATGGTCCCCAAGGCACAGAGAACATAACACAGAATATATATGGCGCACATATTTCAGATCTCTCTCCTTCTCCCATCAAAGACAAGAATAAGGTGGTCGATTCTCTGTTGTCTTGGAAGATCCATAACTCTGACGCTAAATCAATCAATGGATTCCGATACGTGTTTACGGCTAATCAATGGATTCTAGTACGTGTTTACTGCTAATCAATGAATTCTGGTACGTGTTTACTGCTATTCATTTTTCTGATAATTCGACATGAATTCTTGGCGTATTGTGATATATGGATTTAATCACATGATttagaaatttattttattaaatctccaACATATGATTCTAAGCCAGCTTAGAATGGACAGAGACGGCTAAGTTTCCTTTATGTCGCCAAAATTGTTCGCTCGAAATTTGCGGAGCATTACTAAAGAAGAGCAAGTGCCGAGGGTAAGAAACTGTATGTATCTTGATATTCTTGGGTGAAAATTGTTTTGAGGCAAGTGTCCATAGCTTGAAGGGGATCACACGGGCAGCAATAAGTTGAATGACAGTAATCACATTACAGCAAATGAGAATATATAATCTTCCTGCTTGTCTCTTGATGTATATTTAGAGTTTTTCAGACAGTTGAAATTTTGTCAAAAAATGGGCTACCTTTGTGTAACGTGCACATTTATTTTTGAAGTTTGGTATCGCTGACTTCGTAATTATTTTATTGCAGTTTGTAactattgatatgatttttttgtaaaaacacAAACTTGCAatcatgttaaaaatattagtgATTTGTATACATAACACGTTAATATAATTTATCAATTCCATTATAGTAAATACAAGTATAATTTGTTTTGCATGATAAGAGTAATacgacaattttaaaataaattcgtTTGAACTTTGAAGGGATATAGATGATATTgtcgtttttttaaaaaaaaatggtcGTATCATCCTCCCAAACAGTATTTTGGGCAACTTATTTTTATATCAGTGTAGAAGAATATAAACATCCCACTAAGTTGGCCTTTGTTTCTGCCACCCcccaaaacaaaaataaataaataaataaataaataagcgTCAGATTCTGTAGAATCATTGCTGGTTTCCCACTTCATGCCAAACTGAAGcagttgcaaaaaaaaaaaaaaactgtcatctttataaattgatatgaAAGTAAATATACAGAGATTTCAGTTTAGTCATGATTCGTCCCTCAAGTCCCACCTAAAATGCCTTTGACAATACTAAGTTAGGAAAACATGATACAGAGTCTCATTGCCTTGACTCGACTAAAATAAAACTTCGAGTATATCACAGAACATGACAAGGAAGAAGCAACGAGCTGCCTTTCTTAGGGGACGACATCGAGCCAAAAGCGAGAAGTGAAGTTTTCTTCTAGCCATCAACAGCAAAAAGAAACTTCCGTTTAGTAGCAGGTTCCTCTTGCAACATCACGACGTCCCCCATCTTTTCTATCAGTTCCTCAAGATGATTCACACCAAAGGTTTGATAATTGAGAGGTCTTTTGTATCGTTGCTGGTATATCTCCTCAAAACAACCAAGAAAAATTCGACAGGAGTAGCTCACTAAAATTTCTTGGAGTTCATACTTGAACTTGTCGAGGCTTTGATCAATTCGGAAAGGACCATTCACCTCCAAATTAGACTTCTCCCTTGCCACTGCATCATCATTTTCACCAAGAACAACCCTCTCATCATCGGAAAACTCATCTGAAGACCCAGCTCCAGCCATCACACCATGGCTGTTATCCTCCTGGACCCCTTTTCCTTTCTTATTATCCCTCCTTGCCAATATCAGCGGAGGAGAACCAACAGGTTTGCATTTCGAGTTCCTCAGGCAGACAAATTTCTTTTGGCTTTTTCCCTCGATAGCAATCACATCAGCCATTTTCTTGAGAAGACTGATGAGCTTCATAGCGCCATATTCAGAAACGTACAGAGGCCTCCCATAAATTTTCTGGTATTCTGATGGAAGACGTGTTAGAGGTAAACCACCACCAGCCAACTCAAGCAACTTCACCAGTTGTCCCTTCAAACCATTTAGATCTCCTGGTTGCACCCATGTCAAGTCATTCTGGTCGCAAGAAGTAAGACCACTGATCGAAATGTTCAGACCATTTGGAACACTACACGATAAGGAGGTCGTCGGATTTTGAGGTGCTAATAATGAACTACTACAATATTCCGAAAGACACTGTGATGTCACTGAAAAATCTCTTGAATTGTAACAGCTTTTCGAGATCCCTCGGTACACTATTGATTCTTCTTCATTCTGCCCATCTACATAATCATTGATCTGGCATCCCATCAAGAAACTAGTAACCTCTGCACGAGGAGTAACTAGAGTCTTTTTAGGGGGCACAAAACCTTCTCCACGAGCA is part of the Primulina eburnea isolate SZY01 unplaced genomic scaffold, ASM2296580v1 ctg1_ERROPOS9082318, whole genome shotgun sequence genome and harbors:
- the LOC140820856 gene encoding uncharacterized protein; this translates as MSSSSTPMLALQSEQGLTHVAISNANPSLPHLHQKRNSLQGPVVILWDIENCPVPSDVRPEDVAGNIRMALRVHPVIDGAVTMFSAYGDFNAFPRRLREGFQRTGVKLIDVPNGRKDAADKAILVDMFLFALDNPPPSSIMLISGDVDFAPALHILGQRGYTIILVIPSGVGVSSALSNAGRFVWDWPSVARGEGFVPPKKTLVTPRAEVTSFLMGCQINDYVDGQNEEESIVYRGISKSCYNSRDFSVTSQCLSEYCSSSLLAPQNPTTSLSCSVPNGLNISISGLTSCDQNDLTWVQPGDLNGLKGQLVKLLELAGGGLPLTRLPSEYQKIYGRPLYVSEYGAMKLISLLKKMADVIAIEGKSQKKFVCLRNSKCKPVGSPPLILARRDNKKGKGVQEDNSHGVMAGAGSSDEFSDDERVVLGENDDAVAREKSNLEVNGPFRIDQSLDKFKYELQEILVSYSCRIFLGCFEEIYQQRYKRPLNYQTFGVNHLEELIEKMGDVVMLQEEPATKRKFLFAVDG